A single genomic interval of Chloracidobacterium validum harbors:
- a CDS encoding superantigen-like protein SSL4, producing the protein MRRHVMLAALGIALIGAEVVAQETAPTRRKAPSAPSAGTPGANTQAKPPATAKPATTGQTPPDPNAPRPKPLHETLRGYLRQIKGVRLERADKDPNTIVSRYRMTTGEEVDIVVIHSPRKKMVGLYSYAFGNLADASDADDLRTLLLNANEALAFGSFFVDKEQDIGLKWSLRTEMAITFEAFQTVYLGLAAAAKEYAPQIARRMKNKNNGDDAKPATAAPRDQEERDASDAARSTPPNVTRARRASNPQ; encoded by the coding sequence ATGAGACGTCACGTGATGCTGGCGGCATTGGGCATCGCGCTCATTGGCGCGGAGGTCGTAGCCCAGGAGACTGCCCCAACCCGTCGCAAAGCACCATCCGCGCCAAGCGCTGGGACGCCAGGCGCAAACACCCAGGCCAAGCCACCGGCAACCGCCAAACCAGCCACAACCGGTCAAACGCCGCCCGATCCGAATGCGCCTAGACCTAAGCCGCTCCATGAGACGCTGCGCGGGTATTTGCGGCAGATCAAAGGCGTCCGGCTGGAGCGGGCCGACAAAGACCCAAACACCATCGTGAGCCGCTACCGAATGACCACCGGCGAAGAGGTTGACATTGTGGTGATCCACTCACCGCGCAAGAAAATGGTTGGACTGTACTCCTACGCCTTTGGCAACCTGGCCGATGCCAGCGATGCCGACGACCTACGGACGCTCCTGCTCAATGCCAACGAGGCGCTCGCCTTTGGGAGTTTCTTCGTGGACAAGGAACAGGATATCGGCCTGAAGTGGTCGCTGCGGACGGAAATGGCCATCACCTTTGAAGCCTTCCAGACGGTCTATCTCGGACTGGCCGCCGCCGCCAAGGAATATGCGCCGCAGATTGCCCGCCGGATGAAGAACAAAAACAATGGTGACGATGCCAAACCGGCGACCGCCGCGCCTCGCGACCAGGAGGAGCGCGACGCTTCTGATGCCGCCCGTTCCACGCCTCCCAACGTGACGCGCGCGCGGCGAGCGAGCAACCCACAGTGA
- a CDS encoding response regulator → MRRKVLLADDSLSIQKMFGLYLEKYDIDIITTSNGEMAISKLPNVCPDLILADVFMPGRSGYEVCKYVKQHPGFKHIPVLLLSGKFEPYDEKEAERVKADGHIIKPIGEQEFVSLIQTALERAGKNAAAPPTPIAQTQILGSVSPPVAPKEPSALGSSLPKFNFGSPVGDPSSEVPPPTIKVSPSMLPSMLDDGRLPDLEPLLPLDTAPPAQTTEEATDFILDLPPPEQAPPVLSYPEPPKTLSSPIARPTFSQMPTPDLGTKTARFTPSELPELLGAAVAPPSVDVDSPLELDDAPLPAAQSSQVESSQVVPAEPPPVVTEAPPATAAEDIAPVSSVSALVEPAPIETPDVVVTPPVQVAPPWSPSVTVEPPVTTPLETQAETSSLSPVTSSLEATQTSALLNEPIPPPDFLTGLVSPPAPTEPPAPSVESQPDEPPPSLATATTSPEPAGMATMPVFEVVMEDEPPVRGTDLLPDELLAIRNQQQVEPVPDTTSPPVVTATAPATVEEPVFQPFTPEPIPSATLFAASPTPSVPEAAPEADASAALDTPVQPKPLTATEASLPPVFALPPLDEEAAPVSEAESAPPAEMATEMATGVDATIHEPALPQPTSVAPASAPIGVEPTVVESVGASPAMESLPVTVTPTDQALPAEAQPMLTDRAPTPTETAPTLTMPPAAELATGAPDWSNFTLPQAVVDDIVRRVVAEISDQVIREIAWEVVPDLAELLIKKHLANGVGQRGSNA, encoded by the coding sequence ATGCGTCGTAAAGTTTTGCTGGCAGATGACAGCTTGAGCATCCAAAAGATGTTCGGGCTGTACCTTGAAAAATACGACATCGATATCATCACGACCAGTAATGGCGAAATGGCGATCTCGAAGCTTCCCAATGTGTGCCCCGATCTCATTCTGGCCGACGTCTTTATGCCGGGGCGCAGCGGCTATGAGGTGTGTAAGTACGTCAAGCAGCATCCAGGTTTCAAGCACATTCCCGTTTTGCTTCTGAGTGGCAAGTTCGAGCCTTATGACGAGAAAGAAGCTGAGCGTGTCAAGGCCGATGGGCACATCATCAAGCCCATCGGGGAACAGGAGTTTGTTTCGCTCATTCAGACGGCCCTGGAACGCGCGGGCAAGAACGCTGCCGCTCCACCAACACCAATAGCGCAGACGCAAATTTTAGGCTCTGTTTCACCGCCGGTCGCGCCCAAGGAACCTTCCGCGCTCGGCAGTAGCTTGCCAAAGTTTAACTTTGGCAGCCCGGTCGGTGACCCCAGTTCGGAAGTTCCACCGCCGACCATCAAGGTTTCGCCCTCAATGCTGCCTTCAATGCTGGATGATGGGCGACTACCGGACCTGGAGCCGCTTTTGCCGCTCGATACCGCGCCGCCAGCCCAGACAACCGAAGAAGCCACGGATTTTATTCTCGACCTGCCGCCGCCGGAACAAGCCCCGCCGGTGCTGAGTTACCCAGAACCGCCCAAAACCCTCTCGTCACCAATCGCGCGGCCAACTTTCTCCCAGATGCCCACCCCGGACCTTGGGACGAAAACAGCTCGGTTTACTCCTTCTGAGTTGCCAGAGTTGCTTGGGGCTGCGGTTGCGCCGCCCTCGGTTGATGTGGACTCACCACTGGAGCTGGATGACGCGCCGCTGCCGGCCGCCCAGTCGTCTCAGGTTGAGTCATCTCAGGTTGTCCCGGCCGAGCCGCCGCCAGTAGTGACTGAAGCACCTCCGGCGACGGCCGCCGAAGACATCGCCCCGGTCAGCAGCGTGAGTGCGCTGGTCGAGCCAGCCCCAATCGAGACCCCGGACGTGGTTGTGACGCCGCCAGTCCAGGTCGCACCACCCTGGTCGCCATCGGTGACAGTTGAGCCGCCAGTCACCACACCGCTCGAAACACAGGCTGAAACATCGTCACTGAGTCCCGTGACGTCCTCACTTGAAGCCACCCAAACCAGCGCGCTGCTCAACGAACCGATTCCGCCGCCTGATTTTCTCACCGGACTGGTTTCGCCACCGGCACCGACCGAACCACCCGCGCCTTCGGTCGAAAGCCAGCCAGATGAACCGCCGCCCAGCTTGGCAACGGCCACGACTTCGCCCGAACCAGCGGGGATGGCAACGATGCCGGTTTTTGAAGTCGTGATGGAGGACGAGCCTCCCGTCCGCGGTACGGACCTGCTCCCAGACGAGTTGCTTGCCATCCGAAACCAGCAGCAAGTCGAACCCGTCCCAGACACTACCTCGCCGCCAGTGGTGACGGCTACTGCCCCGGCCACGGTCGAGGAGCCTGTTTTTCAACCTTTCACGCCGGAGCCGATCCCATCGGCTACGCTCTTTGCGGCGTCCCCCACCCCATCCGTGCCAGAAGCTGCGCCGGAAGCAGATGCCAGCGCCGCGCTAGACACGCCAGTTCAGCCCAAGCCACTGACCGCGACCGAGGCGAGCCTGCCACCGGTCTTTGCTTTGCCGCCGCTCGATGAAGAGGCAGCCCCAGTCAGTGAAGCGGAATCAGCGCCACCCGCCGAGATGGCCACCGAGATGGCCACGGGAGTGGATGCGACCATCCATGAACCGGCTTTGCCTCAACCGACGAGCGTTGCGCCTGCTTCAGCCCCAATAGGGGTCGAGCCAACGGTGGTTGAAAGCGTGGGCGCTTCGCCAGCCATGGAAAGCCTGCCGGTGACGGTCACACCGACTGACCAGGCGCTTCCAGCCGAAGCGCAGCCGATGCTGACCGACCGGGCGCCGACACCGACTGAAACCGCGCCGACCCTGACCATGCCGCCGGCTGCCGAGCTAGCAACCGGCGCTCCTGATTGGTCAAATTTCACCTTGCCGCAAGCCGTGGTGGATGACATCGTGCGGCGTGTCGTTGCCGAAATTTCTGACCAGGTGATCCGCGAAATTGCCTGGGAAGTCGTGCCCGACCTGGCCGAGCTGCTCATCAAAAAACACCTTGCCAATGGCGTCGGCCAGCGGGGGTCGAATGCGTGA
- a CDS encoding HD domain-containing protein, with translation MSKPVKTFTNQLRAARRPPTTAASRADRSGKTIRDAVHGDMVFSSDEIRLLDTRAMQRLRGVKQLGLSNLVYPSAVHTRFEHSLGACHLAGKIIESLEQKGVHRFSQDDRRHVRAAALLHDITHVPFGHTFEDERRIAPRHDADPSRLENALADGVGDELKRQGLLPAIRPYLTGGILATTEDQFLRDIFAGTICADLLDYLRRDAAFCGLTIDYDNRIFSLFTRLGGRLALDLQRHGLFRHDALSEVVQVLRMRYLLTERVYFHHAKVAAGAMLSKALELAIAAGHFRYADLIQLRDDAFLHVLQERVESLPDVRQLLTSLATRQLYKPVFLCTRDGLDDDYLEGLRRQFHENADGARTRLEDELCTAVGVPNGSIIVYCPSPDMALKEANVTVQLSENHSAQLASLHHPEIETLLLRHRQLWRLVVLAGPHFGRHDAKIRRALAHLCEERLNLPNQIARARSLQKALIFPA, from the coding sequence TTGTCGAAGCCTGTCAAAACCTTCACCAACCAATTACGGGCTGCTCGTCGTCCGCCCACGACCGCTGCCAGTCGCGCCGACCGGTCGGGGAAGACCATCCGCGATGCCGTGCATGGCGATATGGTCTTTTCATCTGACGAGATACGGTTGCTCGACACCCGCGCCATGCAGCGGTTGCGTGGGGTCAAACAGCTTGGACTCAGCAACTTAGTTTATCCTTCCGCAGTCCACACGCGCTTTGAGCACTCGCTCGGCGCTTGTCACCTAGCCGGAAAAATCATTGAAAGCCTTGAACAAAAAGGTGTGCATCGCTTCAGCCAGGACGACCGGCGGCACGTCCGGGCAGCCGCTCTGCTACACGACATTACCCATGTTCCATTCGGCCATACCTTCGAGGACGAGCGGCGCATTGCCCCGCGCCACGATGCCGACCCATCCCGGCTGGAAAACGCTTTGGCTGATGGGGTTGGCGATGAACTCAAGCGGCAGGGGCTGCTCCCGGCCATCCGCCCCTACCTCACCGGCGGCATATTGGCAACGACTGAAGACCAATTTCTACGGGATATTTTCGCCGGGACGATTTGCGCCGACCTACTCGACTATCTCCGACGCGACGCTGCTTTCTGCGGGCTGACGATTGATTACGACAACCGAATTTTTTCGCTGTTCACGCGCCTGGGCGGACGCCTTGCGCTCGACCTCCAACGCCATGGACTGTTTCGTCACGATGCGCTGTCGGAAGTCGTCCAGGTTTTGCGGATGCGTTACCTTCTGACGGAGCGCGTGTATTTTCATCACGCCAAAGTCGCGGCCGGCGCGATGTTGTCAAAAGCTTTGGAACTGGCGATTGCCGCCGGACACTTTCGCTACGCCGATCTCATTCAGTTGCGGGATGATGCCTTTTTGCATGTGTTACAGGAACGGGTTGAGTCCCTGCCAGATGTGCGGCAACTATTGACATCACTGGCTACGCGCCAGTTGTATAAGCCAGTTTTTCTGTGCACGCGCGATGGGTTGGACGATGACTACCTGGAGGGCCTCAGGCGACAGTTTCATGAAAATGCAGATGGTGCGCGGACTAGGTTAGAGGACGAGCTATGTACTGCGGTTGGCGTCCCCAATGGAAGTATCATTGTGTATTGTCCGTCGCCCGATATGGCGCTCAAGGAAGCCAACGTCACCGTTCAGCTATCAGAAAACCATTCGGCTCAACTCGCATCACTCCACCATCCTGAGATTGAGACCCTACTTCTGCGCCATCGTCAGCTCTGGCGGCTAGTGGTGCTGGCCGGCCCGCACTTTGGGCGACACGACGCCAAAATCCGGCGCGCACTGGCCCACCTTTGCGAGGAACGGCTCAACCTTCCAAACCAGATTGCGCGCGCCCGGAGCCTTCAAAAGGCGCTTATCTTTCCGGCCTGA
- a CDS encoding nuclease, with protein MQSLRIHARQSRRALALATSVALALAALWLPWGRSTQADTTVGSLPAASVTTASTTSVMIPYTETFDGIGSGLPAGWTVRTGATATSLGTAVSFSTSAIDWANTSGAFKNFASANNTGFSDTTPAGTQNSAPDRALGIRQTGAFGDPGAAFTYQRDTTGETIDTISFDAQMLSVQPRSTTWTLQYGVGAAPTSFVTLATYSDPGAWGNTNISVTLTPTQSADVSNQPSVFFRVVALTASTGSGSRDSFGIDNFTLSNSSGPPPTSPIVPSCPGTVAAFQGTTAVACGLSATDADSIVNSATVFSVTPPTSGFSIIGFTPAGSVGGTATATLQIDNTVPTGTYSVVVRWSNDDTPTPQTADCTITVNVVTATSVTPINQIQGTGNTSPLVSTVQTTEGVVYGLRSNGFFIQTPDGSSLDDGNPNTSEGIFVFTGSTPPVQIGNLVRVRGTVAEFVPAADPQQPSVTQLSGTLTIARLACSAPLPAPTMITPAIANTPSPLEPALPLRYERFEGMRVSVEHLAVVSPTGGSINETNATSTTNGVFFGVVAEVCGSDFCFSRPFREPGIRFPDAVPGGGVTGTLPAPINVPRWDANPELLRVFSTGQPGTTALNVPAGNPPGNLPKPAIVTNLVGAMDYAFRTFTILPELANPPVFSNSSDPAVGAAVPLAVQPSGRVTIVSMNLQRFFDNRNDPGRGEPVLTTTAYNNRLNKFSLQVRDILRNPDVIGLQEVEAPTDNLSVVINDMAARLNTDNGNPSNGDPSLPFYVGYIFPTNDVGGIAVAYLVNTNRITVNSVTQVGASDTYVRPDSSTAILNDRPPIILEGTLGTYAFTVINLHQRSLNGVADGGAPVNGYPNEGYRVRHKRQLQAEFVANLIRQRQILNPSERMVVIGDFNGFQFNDGYTDIYNTILGNPPTPPASGANDTRVVLAPTGAWNPPTPPLVSLTGTAATVSNYSFLFDGSAQTLDQVAVTQNVSDEGAFSETARVNSDFPEVDRNNPSSPRRLSDHDPKRVVLVVPTAAPVLQNCRVSLNVTGQVLSGNTCGLPDYAGDLVLTAVLTNTSSQTISDVSIQVAGLGYPDSTPTGVIVPSPPHRLLTADGATCSSGGQAGASQSTVNGQAPIGSNTPIGTLNPGDTRTITFRIALPQVRRLRFYVNVFGVGGTACPVASNETRLTGPVMATMTQLEGPALGFELLRDKGGVTVKPVESRLTKGEQPTAGRR; from the coding sequence ATGCAAAGCTTAAGAATCCATGCGCGTCAGTCCCGCCGGGCACTGGCGCTGGCGACAAGTGTGGCCTTGGCATTGGCCGCGCTCTGGTTGCCGTGGGGGCGGTCAACCCAGGCTGATACCACGGTCGGGAGTCTCCCAGCCGCGTCGGTCACGACCGCCTCAACCACATCGGTGATGATCCCTTACACTGAAACCTTCGATGGTATCGGTAGCGGTTTGCCCGCCGGGTGGACGGTGCGCACCGGGGCTACCGCCACCTCACTTGGCACTGCGGTGTCGTTTTCAACATCGGCCATTGACTGGGCGAATACCAGTGGTGCCTTCAAAAATTTTGCTTCCGCCAACAACACCGGTTTCAGCGATACAACCCCAGCCGGAACCCAAAACAGCGCGCCGGACCGGGCGCTGGGCATTCGCCAGACTGGTGCGTTTGGCGACCCCGGCGCAGCATTTACCTATCAACGCGACACCACCGGCGAAACCATTGATACCATTAGCTTTGACGCGCAGATGTTGAGTGTCCAACCGCGCAGCACCACCTGGACGCTCCAGTATGGCGTTGGCGCTGCGCCCACGTCATTCGTAACGCTGGCAACCTACAGCGATCCTGGCGCGTGGGGCAACACCAACATTTCAGTCACCTTGACGCCGACGCAATCGGCCGATGTCAGTAACCAACCGAGCGTGTTTTTCCGGGTTGTGGCCCTGACCGCTTCAACTGGCTCTGGCAGTCGCGACAGTTTTGGAATTGACAACTTCACGCTTTCCAACTCGAGCGGTCCGCCGCCGACCTCCCCAATCGTGCCATCCTGTCCCGGCACGGTTGCGGCATTTCAGGGGACGACCGCCGTGGCCTGTGGATTGAGCGCGACCGACGCCGACAGCATCGTGAACAGCGCGACGGTTTTCAGCGTGACCCCGCCGACGAGTGGATTCTCGATCATTGGTTTTACCCCGGCCGGCAGTGTCGGCGGCACTGCGACGGCAACCCTCCAGATTGACAACACGGTTCCAACCGGCACCTACAGCGTGGTGGTTCGCTGGTCCAACGACGATACGCCGACGCCCCAGACGGCCGATTGCACGATCACGGTCAATGTCGTTACCGCCACATCGGTCACGCCGATCAACCAGATTCAGGGCACGGGCAACACCTCCCCGCTCGTCAGTACGGTACAGACGACTGAAGGCGTCGTTTATGGCCTGCGCAGCAACGGCTTCTTTATTCAGACGCCGGATGGTTCGTCACTGGATGATGGAAACCCAAACACGTCGGAGGGGATTTTTGTGTTCACGGGCAGCACGCCACCGGTGCAGATTGGCAACCTCGTGCGCGTGCGCGGAACGGTAGCCGAGTTTGTCCCAGCGGCCGATCCACAACAACCATCGGTCACCCAGCTTTCAGGCACGCTGACGATTGCCCGGCTTGCCTGTAGCGCCCCCTTGCCGGCGCCAACAATGATTACCCCGGCCATTGCAAACACACCTTCGCCACTCGAACCGGCGCTGCCGCTGCGCTATGAACGGTTTGAAGGCATGCGGGTGTCGGTCGAGCACTTGGCCGTCGTCTCGCCAACCGGTGGTAGTATCAACGAGACGAATGCCACCTCGACCACCAACGGCGTTTTCTTCGGCGTTGTAGCCGAGGTATGCGGCAGTGATTTCTGTTTTTCGCGTCCGTTCCGCGAACCAGGCATTCGGTTCCCTGACGCGGTGCCAGGTGGCGGAGTTACCGGAACCCTTCCGGCCCCGATCAACGTGCCCCGGTGGGATGCCAACCCGGAACTCCTTCGGGTCTTCAGCACAGGACAGCCTGGCACAACAGCCCTCAACGTGCCGGCCGGAAATCCGCCGGGTAACTTACCCAAGCCGGCAATTGTGACCAATCTCGTCGGCGCGATGGATTATGCCTTCCGCACCTTTACCATCCTGCCGGAGTTGGCCAATCCGCCGGTCTTCAGCAACAGCAGCGATCCGGCGGTTGGCGCGGCCGTGCCGCTAGCGGTTCAGCCGTCCGGCCGGGTAACGATTGTCTCGATGAACCTTCAGCGGTTTTTTGATAACCGGAATGATCCAGGGCGCGGTGAACCGGTTCTGACGACTACGGCCTACAACAACCGCCTCAACAAGTTTTCGCTTCAGGTGCGGGACATCCTTCGTAACCCGGATGTCATCGGGTTGCAGGAGGTGGAAGCCCCGACAGATAACCTGTCGGTGGTCATCAACGACATGGCGGCACGGCTCAATACCGACAATGGGAATCCGTCCAATGGCGATCCAAGCCTGCCTTTTTATGTGGGCTACATCTTCCCGACCAACGACGTGGGCGGTATTGCGGTGGCCTACTTGGTCAACACGAACCGCATCACGGTCAACAGCGTGACCCAGGTGGGTGCCAGTGACACCTATGTGCGGCCGGACAGTTCAACGGCGATTCTCAATGACCGCCCACCGATTATTCTGGAAGGGACACTGGGCACCTATGCCTTTACCGTCATCAATCTCCACCAGCGTTCGTTGAACGGCGTTGCTGATGGGGGCGCGCCGGTCAACGGCTATCCGAATGAGGGCTACCGGGTACGTCACAAGCGTCAGTTGCAGGCGGAGTTTGTCGCCAATCTCATTCGCCAGCGGCAAATCCTGAACCCCAGTGAGCGCATGGTCGTGATCGGTGATTTCAACGGCTTCCAGTTCAACGATGGTTACACCGACATCTACAACACGATTCTGGGCAATCCGCCGACGCCGCCAGCCAGCGGCGCGAACGATACCCGCGTTGTGTTGGCTCCGACCGGAGCGTGGAATCCGCCGACGCCACCGCTGGTCAGTCTCACCGGGACAGCCGCGACGGTTTCTAACTATTCGTTCCTGTTTGACGGTAGCGCCCAGACGCTCGACCAAGTGGCTGTGACGCAGAACGTGAGTGACGAAGGCGCATTTTCGGAGACGGCGCGAGTCAATAGCGACTTCCCGGAAGTTGACCGCAACAACCCGTCGTCGCCAAGGCGGTTGTCCGACCATGATCCGAAGCGGGTGGTGTTGGTTGTGCCAACGGCTGCGCCAGTTCTCCAAAACTGCCGGGTGTCGCTCAATGTGACTGGGCAGGTGCTTTCGGGCAACACTTGTGGTTTGCCAGACTACGCCGGCGACTTGGTGCTGACGGCCGTGCTGACCAACACTAGCTCGCAGACGATCTCGGATGTTTCCATCCAGGTTGCGGGCTTGGGCTACCCGGACAGCACGCCGACGGGCGTGATCGTGCCGTCGCCGCCGCACCGCCTGTTGACGGCGGATGGGGCGACCTGTAGCAGTGGCGGACAGGCCGGCGCCAGCCAGTCCACGGTCAACGGTCAAGCGCCGATTGGCAGCAATACACCGATTGGGACACTCAACCCAGGTGACACGCGCACCATCACCTTCCGCATCGCGTTGCCGCAGGTACGGCGGCTGCGGTTCTACGTCAACGTGTTTGGGGTTGGGGGGACGGCGTGTCCGGTAGCCTCAAATGAGACGCGGTTGACGGGGCCGGTGATGGCAACGATGACGCAACTGGAAGGTCCGGCGCTGGGCTTTGAGTTGCTACGCGACAAGGGCGGCGTGACGGTCAAGCCGGTGGAGTCGCGTCTGACCAAAGGCGAGCAGCCAACGGCTGGACGGCGGTAA
- the mltG gene encoding endolytic transglycosylase MltG, which translates to MAHLRRRIVGLAILLVALMVAIGVGVSAYQSLRQPVSHRAAEELITVEPGMGAREVVNLLYERGVITNRYPVLLYLLINPVGRRLQAGDYEFESPISPVAALDKIRRGAVATRKIMFRPGLTIYEVNELLPNRPPEGKLDPALLDVRLIADLDPTARSLEGYIFPDTYIVPKRATNAEILAEAVARFRRAWTPELRQRAEGCRLTVREVVTLASLIEEEAADDAERPLVSSVFHNRLRRGMRLECDPTFIYGAKLNATWDGNVNNPAHRRLLSPYNTYLYPGLPPGPIASPSEKSLRAALQPATTDYFYFVLSAGGRHRFSRNETEHQAAVAEYRKLQQVQRQSLHTQDINKK; encoded by the coding sequence ATGGCACATTTGCGCCGCCGGATAGTTGGATTGGCGATACTGCTTGTCGCGCTGATGGTTGCGATAGGTGTCGGGGTCAGTGCGTACCAAAGTCTTCGACAACCAGTAAGTCACCGAGCGGCTGAAGAACTGATTACGGTTGAGCCAGGGATGGGTGCGCGTGAGGTGGTAAATTTGCTCTATGAACGGGGCGTCATCACAAATCGCTACCCGGTGCTGCTCTACTTGCTGATCAACCCGGTCGGGCGACGCCTGCAAGCCGGCGATTATGAGTTTGAGTCACCGATCTCGCCAGTAGCAGCACTCGACAAAATCCGCCGAGGCGCGGTGGCAACCCGCAAAATCATGTTCCGGCCGGGGCTGACCATTTATGAAGTCAACGAACTTCTGCCGAACCGCCCTCCAGAGGGCAAACTCGATCCGGCACTCCTGGACGTACGCTTGATTGCTGACCTTGACCCAACTGCCAGAAGCCTAGAGGGGTACATTTTCCCGGATACATACATTGTCCCGAAGCGGGCGACAAATGCAGAAATTCTGGCCGAGGCCGTGGCACGTTTTCGCAGAGCCTGGACGCCGGAGCTGCGCCAACGCGCCGAAGGATGCCGTCTGACGGTGCGCGAGGTGGTCACGTTGGCCTCGCTCATCGAGGAAGAAGCGGCGGATGATGCAGAACGTCCATTGGTGTCGAGCGTTTTTCACAATCGGTTGCGCAGGGGCATGCGGCTTGAGTGCGACCCAACGTTCATTTACGGGGCGAAGCTCAACGCGACTTGGGATGGCAATGTGAATAACCCGGCCCACCGTCGTTTGCTGTCTCCCTATAACACCTACCTTTACCCAGGACTACCGCCAGGCCCGATTGCCTCGCCAAGCGAAAAGTCACTCCGGGCGGCGCTTCAGCCAGCGACAACTGACTACTTCTACTTCGTTCTAAGCGCTGGTGGCCGACACCGCTTCTCCCGAAACGAAACCGAACACCAGGCCGCCGTCGCCGAATACCGCAAGCTCCAGCAAGTGCAGCGACAGTCCCTGCACACGCAGGACATCAACAAAAAGTGA
- the hisG gene encoding ATP phosphoribosyltransferase, with amino-acid sequence MTTLALAKGRLQDATLARLAQAGIVVSPEQLESRRLVLTDAAGEYRFLLVKPGDVPIYVEHGVAQAGVCGRDVLLETEPDVYEPLDLGFGVCRLVVAGYPNADWRQTNRLSKMRVATKYPNVTQRHFQTRATPVEIIPLTGSVELAPVLGLADCIVDIVETGQTLAENGLVMLEEIATVSARCIVNRAAFHLDRARITQLLKRLAPSNDQGDGP; translated from the coding sequence GTGACCACGCTGGCGTTGGCTAAGGGCCGCCTCCAGGACGCAACGCTTGCCCGCCTGGCCCAAGCTGGCATTGTCGTCAGCCCAGAGCAGCTTGAGAGTCGGCGGCTGGTGCTGACCGATGCAGCCGGAGAATATCGCTTTTTGCTTGTCAAGCCGGGGGATGTGCCGATCTACGTTGAGCATGGCGTTGCCCAGGCCGGGGTCTGTGGGCGCGACGTACTTCTTGAAACTGAACCGGATGTCTATGAACCGCTTGACCTTGGCTTTGGCGTCTGCCGGCTGGTGGTCGCCGGTTATCCCAACGCGGACTGGCGACAAACCAACCGCCTTTCAAAGATGCGGGTAGCGACCAAGTATCCAAATGTCACTCAGCGCCACTTTCAAACCCGCGCGACGCCGGTCGAGATCATTCCACTCACCGGTTCAGTCGAACTTGCGCCGGTATTGGGACTGGCAGATTGTATTGTGGACATTGTTGAAACCGGTCAAACGCTGGCCGAAAACGGATTGGTAATGCTCGAAGAAATTGCCACGGTCAGCGCCCGGTGCATCGTCAATCGGGCAGCGTTTCACCTTGACCGCGCGCGCATCACACAGCTATTGAAGCGCCTTGCGCCGTCCAACGACCAGGGCGACGGCCCGTGA
- a CDS encoding acyltransferase family protein produces the protein MANPGTKRFVELDGIRGFGALVVVLFHYVHLITRQSPPSPLKHAADYLGWTIGIMDLFFILSGFLIAGVLYDARLKPNYFKTFYLRRLLRIFPLYYAVVGLFLIARLVAWAGGLEALHWLIQRPVSTLNATDGRWFISYWLYLQNFAMAYAGEYGAYWLSPTWSLAVEEQFYLGLPLLIRYVPARWLRGVVLGFIMAAPILRFGLALTPYGNATAQYVLTPLRFDALGFGVLTALLYRDASAWDWLTRQRPWWWTMLAVTSGWLFLLYSRRLSFYAPAQVATFYFAQAVAYTMLFWLVLTRQSGRLAGFFRWSWFVWVGEFSYGLYLMHVPVLGLAHAVVFGGPPNLETLPRILVTSAAAVVVIWLAKLSWEYFEKPFIRRGQRFRYDAA, from the coding sequence ATGGCTAACCCAGGAACGAAACGCTTCGTCGAGTTGGATGGCATTCGCGGTTTTGGGGCCCTGGTCGTGGTGCTTTTTCACTACGTCCACCTGATCACGCGCCAGTCACCACCCAGTCCGCTCAAGCATGCCGCCGACTATCTTGGCTGGACCATTGGCATCATGGATTTATTTTTCATCCTGTCAGGGTTTCTGATTGCAGGCGTCCTGTATGATGCTCGCCTAAAACCCAACTACTTCAAAACCTTTTACCTGCGACGCCTGCTGCGCATTTTTCCGCTTTACTATGCGGTCGTCGGTTTATTTCTCATCGCCAGGCTGGTGGCGTGGGCCGGTGGGCTGGAGGCGCTCCACTGGCTCATCCAACGGCCGGTCAGCACCCTGAATGCCACGGATGGGCGCTGGTTTATCAGCTACTGGCTTTACCTTCAAAACTTCGCCATGGCTTATGCCGGCGAATACGGCGCGTACTGGTTATCGCCGACTTGGTCGCTGGCCGTCGAGGAACAGTTTTACCTGGGGTTGCCGCTGCTGATTCGCTACGTTCCGGCGCGCTGGCTGCGGGGGGTCGTGCTGGGATTTATCATGGCTGCGCCCATCCTGCGTTTTGGGCTAGCGCTGACGCCCTATGGCAACGCAACGGCGCAGTACGTTCTCACGCCACTGCGCTTTGACGCGCTGGGCTTTGGGGTGCTCACGGCGCTCCTCTACCGGGACGCCTCGGCTTGGGACTGGCTGACGCGGCAACGACCTTGGTGGTGGACCATGCTTGCCGTCACCAGCGGGTGGCTGTTTCTGCTCTACAGTCGGCGGTTGAGTTTTTACGCGCCAGCCCAGGTGGCGACGTTCTACTTTGCCCAAGCCGTGGCCTACACCATGCTGTTCTGGTTGGTGCTGACGCGCCAGAGTGGACGGCTGGCGGGCTTCTTTCGGTGGTCGTGGTTTGTTTGGGTGGGCGAATTTTCCTACGGACTCTACCTCATGCATGTTCCAGTCCTGGGGCTGGCGCATGCCGTCGTGTTTGGTGGCCCGCCCAATTTGGAGACGCTGCCGCGCATTCTGGTGACAAGCGCCGCTGCGGTTGTCGTTATCTGGTTGGCCAAGCTTTCTTGGGAATACTTTGAAAAGCCTTTCATTCGACGTGGACAAAGGTTTCGCTATGATGCGGCTTGA